One Paenarthrobacter aurescens TC1 DNA window includes the following coding sequences:
- a CDS encoding putative domain of unknown function (DUF1025) (identified by match to protein family HMM PF06262), with translation MPANLPPGLPIVPDGERPSSPLRERNAVHSPAEHAPADEAYVSGPYEMSPEDFEEAVSDALQLIPPKAASAMDNVAIFIEDDYTPQPGEDPDTVLLGLYEGVPLTERDSWWEAGSLPDRITIFRQPILNICSTREEVIDEVAITVVHEIAHHFGIDDDRLHELGWG, from the coding sequence ATGCCCGCGAATCTCCCTCCCGGCCTGCCCATCGTTCCCGACGGCGAGCGCCCGTCATCGCCGCTCCGGGAACGGAATGCGGTGCACAGTCCTGCTGAGCACGCCCCGGCGGATGAGGCCTATGTGTCGGGGCCTTACGAGATGTCACCCGAAGATTTTGAGGAAGCTGTCAGTGATGCCCTGCAGTTGATTCCGCCCAAGGCGGCGAGCGCAATGGACAACGTGGCAATCTTCATCGAGGACGACTACACGCCACAGCCAGGGGAAGATCCGGACACCGTGCTGTTGGGGCTCTACGAGGGAGTTCCCCTGACCGAACGTGATTCCTGGTGGGAAGCAGGGTCGTTGCCTGACCGAATTACGATCTTCCGCCAACCCATCCTGAACATCTGCAGCACCCGCGAAGAAGTCATCGACGAGGTGGCCATTACCGTGGTCCATGAGATCGCGCACCACTTCGGGATAGACGACGACCGCTTGCATGAGCTCGGCTGGGGCTAG
- a CDS encoding putative universal stress family domain protein (identified by match to protein family HMM PF00582) yields MDQHGRHSEEPQDGQDQAVEPGGIVVGVDGSEHGQCALVWAAREAERRRLPLHIVTAYSVPIFAASGLDGGYATVDDSVIREGADAIVRQALDKVSGYAIDVDASVENGDAAGVLLDLSSEAALLVFGSRGRGGFVGRLLGSVSSALPAHAKCPTVTVPLYCADRLGESTEDKHIRAEHAKAGPRTVENVVAVGVDGSEQARVAVLEAAEQAQRMGAKLRVICAVPQYSGSLAWVPAPLDRDALFADIKVQLDAGADWLRSHFPSLPMETELRDGSPVDVLVETSRSVELVVLGTRGRGGFAGMLLGSTSDGVLHHSKGPVMVVPDRDDPRLADRHKFGPMLGAA; encoded by the coding sequence ATGGACCAGCACGGCAGACACAGTGAAGAGCCACAGGACGGCCAGGATCAGGCTGTGGAACCAGGTGGCATCGTGGTCGGAGTGGACGGTTCAGAGCACGGGCAATGTGCTTTGGTTTGGGCCGCGCGGGAGGCTGAACGTCGGCGCCTTCCTTTACATATCGTCACGGCATATTCCGTGCCCATCTTTGCCGCCTCCGGGCTGGATGGCGGCTACGCAACAGTTGACGATTCCGTGATTCGCGAGGGCGCGGATGCGATCGTTCGGCAGGCCTTGGATAAGGTCTCCGGATATGCCATCGACGTCGATGCTTCTGTCGAGAACGGCGACGCCGCTGGTGTCCTGTTGGATCTTTCCAGCGAGGCCGCACTCCTTGTCTTCGGGAGCAGGGGTCGCGGCGGATTTGTTGGGCGTTTGCTTGGCTCGGTCAGCAGCGCTTTGCCCGCCCACGCCAAATGCCCCACGGTGACAGTCCCGCTCTACTGTGCCGATCGCCTTGGTGAAAGCACTGAGGACAAACACATCAGGGCTGAACATGCCAAGGCTGGCCCACGTACTGTGGAAAATGTGGTTGCCGTAGGCGTGGACGGTTCCGAGCAGGCCCGCGTGGCCGTGCTCGAAGCTGCCGAGCAAGCACAGCGCATGGGCGCGAAACTCCGGGTGATTTGTGCCGTACCTCAGTACAGCGGTTCCCTGGCATGGGTTCCGGCACCCTTGGACCGGGATGCCTTGTTTGCGGATATCAAGGTCCAGCTGGACGCCGGGGCTGATTGGCTCAGAAGCCATTTCCCTTCATTGCCCATGGAAACGGAACTCAGGGATGGTTCCCCCGTTGATGTTCTGGTGGAAACCAGCCGCAGCGTCGAGCTGGTGGTTCTGGGTACACGGGGCCGTGGCGGCTTCGCGGGGATGCTGTTGGGTTCAACATCGGACGGAGTCCTGCATCACTCCAAGGGGCCGGTAATGGTTGTTCCGGACCGTGACGATCCCAGGCTCGCTGACCGCCACAAGTTTGGGCCTATGCTCGGCGCTGCTTAA
- a CDS encoding pyruvate phosphate dikinase, PEP/pyruvate binding domain protein (identified by match to protein family HMM PF00391; match to protein family HMM PF01326) has translation MTIPGSLTATSLGLCSALLKPDPVTSMDKKQPGEPSQDPVLVLDIAAIRGPMLPEVGGKAANLGELASVGLPVPRGFCLTTAAYRQALSGVGLEPVFAALEEASASAMDQLSGLAARARSLVIEAGVPAEIAEAVRSAYQDLGANVPVAVRSSATAEDLPFASFAGQQDTFLNVVGVDAVLDAVSRCWASLWTDRAVAYRTTNVIDHATVALAVVVQEMVNSATAGVMFTANPVTGNRYETVIDASPGLGEAVVSGAVNPDHYVVNARRGAVLTRVLGDRQVEIRAMPGGGTERVERPLPADSAVEPCLSDRQVLELAKLGLAVQEHYRAPQDTEWAIDDDGKLWLTQARPITTLYPQTTRTPPAPGEHAFLNFSLAQGLTRPLTPMGLAGIRLIASSVAKTAAFDVPDPRSGPPAYYEAGQRIFFDFSAVLRSRVGRTIVPRVFDVMEARSAAIMRGLFDDPRFTVTIKTPIKLTRHVAPVAAKYRVPESLFRGLFRPAKAMRRVERLSTELRSTFSVPSEATPHQRLGHVQRILGEEVFATVPQVLPLPALGFAMLALVRRILGDQAPYSELQTVIRGLPNNVTTEMDLALWQVASEIREDPDAVASMVRHTAAELVEQYRDARLPPVAQAGLERFLRKYGHRAVAEIDLGMPRWSDDPTHILGVIANYLRLSDGAEAPDQQFTQAALDADEQVARFVARARAKSPLHAVIVRLALDRTRRFAGLRELPKYNLVLGLSAARKQLLLIGDELVAAQRIERPEDIFFLDLDDVEIALAGDDVHEVVAERRAAYLQELRRKHIPRVLLSDGTEPEATPGRNEGKQRPGTLSGSPASAGLVSAPARVIMDPVGAHLEPGEILVAPSTDPGWTPLFLTAGGLVMEMGGANSHGAVVAREYGIPAVVGVPDATSRIRTGQRITVDGAAGTVSIENSG, from the coding sequence GTGACGATCCCAGGCTCGCTGACCGCCACAAGTTTGGGCCTATGCTCGGCGCTGCTTAAGCCGGATCCTGTTACGTCCATGGACAAGAAACAGCCCGGGGAACCGTCACAGGATCCGGTACTGGTTCTGGACATCGCCGCAATCCGTGGACCCATGCTGCCGGAGGTTGGCGGCAAGGCAGCCAATCTAGGCGAGTTGGCCAGCGTCGGCCTGCCGGTTCCGCGCGGATTCTGCCTGACAACTGCTGCCTACCGGCAGGCTCTCTCGGGTGTGGGCTTGGAGCCTGTCTTTGCGGCTTTGGAGGAGGCCAGCGCCTCCGCCATGGACCAGCTCAGTGGGCTTGCCGCTCGTGCCCGGTCTTTGGTGATCGAGGCCGGGGTGCCGGCCGAAATCGCCGAAGCGGTGCGGTCTGCATACCAAGATTTGGGCGCCAACGTACCCGTCGCCGTGAGGTCCTCGGCCACCGCAGAGGACTTGCCGTTCGCAAGTTTCGCCGGACAACAGGACACCTTCCTGAACGTTGTGGGCGTGGATGCAGTCTTGGATGCCGTGAGCCGCTGCTGGGCGTCGCTCTGGACAGACCGCGCCGTGGCCTACCGGACCACTAACGTGATCGACCACGCAACTGTGGCCTTGGCTGTAGTTGTGCAGGAAATGGTGAATTCCGCTACCGCTGGCGTCATGTTCACCGCCAACCCGGTGACGGGGAATCGCTATGAAACGGTCATTGATGCCAGCCCTGGCTTGGGGGAGGCGGTGGTGTCCGGGGCTGTGAATCCAGACCATTACGTTGTGAACGCCCGGCGCGGTGCCGTCCTGACAAGGGTCTTGGGGGACAGGCAAGTGGAGATCCGCGCCATGCCGGGCGGCGGCACGGAGCGGGTTGAACGGCCCTTGCCTGCTGATTCAGCCGTGGAGCCCTGTCTCAGTGATCGTCAGGTCCTCGAGCTTGCCAAGTTGGGCCTTGCGGTCCAGGAGCATTACCGCGCCCCGCAGGATACGGAGTGGGCCATCGACGACGACGGAAAGTTGTGGCTTACGCAGGCGAGGCCCATCACCACGCTGTACCCGCAAACCACACGCACGCCCCCGGCTCCCGGCGAGCACGCGTTCCTGAACTTCAGCCTCGCTCAGGGCCTCACCAGGCCTCTGACGCCCATGGGGTTGGCCGGAATCCGGCTGATTGCCTCAAGCGTCGCCAAGACGGCGGCTTTCGACGTTCCCGATCCCCGGTCAGGGCCGCCTGCCTACTACGAAGCCGGACAACGAATCTTCTTCGACTTCAGCGCCGTGCTGCGAAGCCGGGTAGGCCGGACAATCGTGCCACGGGTTTTTGACGTCATGGAAGCCCGCTCCGCAGCCATTATGCGTGGCCTGTTCGACGACCCACGCTTCACGGTGACCATCAAAACACCCATCAAACTGACCCGCCACGTGGCTCCGGTTGCGGCCAAGTACCGCGTTCCCGAGTCGTTGTTCCGTGGCCTGTTCCGTCCAGCCAAGGCAATGAGGCGCGTGGAGCGGCTCAGTACGGAGTTACGCAGCACCTTCTCCGTCCCCAGTGAAGCCACACCCCACCAGCGGCTCGGCCACGTCCAGAGAATCTTGGGAGAGGAAGTGTTCGCCACGGTTCCGCAGGTGTTGCCACTTCCTGCTCTCGGCTTCGCGATGCTGGCGCTGGTGAGGCGGATTCTTGGTGACCAAGCGCCCTACAGCGAGCTGCAAACAGTAATCCGGGGCCTACCCAACAACGTCACCACGGAGATGGACCTGGCTTTGTGGCAAGTCGCCTCCGAGATCCGGGAGGATCCCGACGCCGTTGCCTCCATGGTTCGGCACACGGCCGCAGAGCTGGTGGAACAGTATCGGGACGCCCGCCTTCCGCCGGTTGCACAGGCCGGTCTTGAGAGGTTCCTGCGGAAATACGGACACAGGGCGGTTGCAGAGATCGACCTTGGCATGCCCCGCTGGTCCGATGACCCTACGCACATCCTCGGTGTCATAGCCAACTATCTGAGGCTCTCCGACGGCGCCGAAGCGCCCGACCAACAATTCACGCAAGCAGCCCTCGACGCCGATGAACAGGTAGCGCGTTTCGTGGCCCGCGCCAGGGCGAAGAGTCCGTTGCATGCGGTAATCGTGAGACTTGCTTTGGACCGAACACGGCGCTTCGCCGGGTTGCGGGAGTTGCCCAAGTACAACCTGGTTCTGGGGCTGTCAGCTGCGAGGAAGCAGTTGCTCCTGATTGGGGATGAGCTTGTGGCAGCACAGCGGATCGAACGTCCCGAGGACATCTTCTTCCTGGACCTGGACGACGTCGAGATCGCCTTGGCCGGAGACGACGTCCACGAGGTGGTTGCCGAACGACGTGCGGCTTATCTCCAGGAACTCCGCCGCAAGCACATTCCCAGGGTGTTGCTGTCTGACGGGACGGAACCCGAAGCTACGCCCGGACGGAACGAAGGCAAACAGCGCCCCGGCACTTTGTCCGGCAGTCCGGCGTCGGCAGGTCTGGTGTCTGCTCCCGCGCGCGTCATCATGGATCCGGTTGGCGCCCACCTGGAACCGGGAGAAATCCTGGTGGCGCCGTCAACGGACCCTGGCTGGACACCGCTGTTCCTCACCGCGGGAGGGTTGGTCATGGAGATGGGAGGAGCCAACTCGCATGGGGCTGTGGTGGCCCGTGAGTACGGCATCCCTGCAGTGGTGGGTGTCCCCGACGCGACATCGCGCATCAGAACAGGCCAGCGCATCACCGTTGACGGCGCTGCCGGGACCGTCAGCATCGAAAACTCCGGGTAG
- a CDS encoding putative copper resistance protein, CopC family (identified by match to protein family HMM PF04234), translating to MRTIRPLLAAVVAALAFASALLFSAAPASAHDVAESTAPANGASVAEVPASVSITFNNRPLAIGSGVTVTAGGENWADGPVEIIDNQAVQKLREGAPAGEYTVVWRVVSSDSHPIEGTFTFTAAAGSTTTASGPAGASPSASAPSAAVPTAGTAAPGTGASEPAADASQPFPWSIVGLAVVAVGLVIYLAVTARKKLAASNDPEGDTPAE from the coding sequence ATGCGTACCATCCGCCCGCTTCTGGCCGCCGTCGTCGCTGCTCTTGCTTTTGCGTCCGCCTTGCTGTTTTCCGCGGCTCCGGCGTCCGCGCACGACGTCGCCGAATCAACCGCGCCAGCCAACGGTGCCAGCGTGGCGGAAGTCCCGGCGTCGGTCTCCATCACGTTCAACAACCGCCCTCTCGCGATTGGTTCCGGAGTCACTGTGACGGCCGGCGGCGAGAACTGGGCGGACGGCCCGGTGGAAATCATTGACAACCAGGCCGTTCAGAAGCTCCGCGAAGGCGCCCCCGCAGGGGAGTACACGGTGGTTTGGCGTGTGGTCAGCTCCGATTCGCACCCCATCGAGGGCACCTTTACGTTCACGGCCGCCGCAGGAAGCACGACGACGGCGAGCGGCCCGGCTGGGGCCTCACCGTCGGCCTCGGCTCCCTCAGCCGCAGTACCCACGGCGGGCACCGCAGCACCGGGGACGGGCGCCAGCGAGCCGGCCGCTGATGCCTCCCAGCCCTTCCCGTGGAGCATCGTCGGGTTGGCTGTTGTTGCTGTTGGTCTCGTTATTTATCTTGCTGTTACCGCACGGAAGAAGCTGGCAGCTTCAAACGACCCCGAGGGCGATACTCCCGCGGAATAG
- a CDS encoding hypothetical protein (identified by Glimmer2; putative), giving the protein MSSRILRGRRKADSVRPNPFISISKAVASNASGAGRQAAVIAAASGLVLTGSIAAHAAEAPVQRDSSPATVAETVSEAPTKVVTALATATVNFERPAVASVAAPVIEKPAPVVEAPVVQKAAVTTAAATAPVAAQAAVAAPVAAAPVAAAPVAAAPAVGGVNAAMVASAYAQIGIFQDCTAMVEKALGSAGIPVGDLGPMQFMNYGKVVSDPQPGDMIVQSGHVAIYIGNGQAISGGINGNQTGIHPISWLTATGPLTYVRAGA; this is encoded by the coding sequence ATGTCTTCACGCATTCTTCGCGGCCGTCGTAAGGCGGACAGCGTACGTCCTAATCCGTTCATCTCCATCTCGAAGGCAGTGGCCAGCAACGCTTCCGGCGCTGGCCGTCAGGCAGCTGTTATCGCAGCAGCCTCGGGCCTCGTTTTGACCGGTTCCATTGCTGCTCACGCAGCTGAGGCCCCGGTTCAGCGCGACTCCAGCCCCGCAACGGTCGCTGAGACCGTTTCCGAGGCACCCACCAAGGTTGTTACCGCTCTGGCAACGGCTACCGTCAACTTCGAGCGTCCCGCTGTTGCTTCCGTAGCAGCTCCGGTCATCGAAAAGCCGGCTCCCGTTGTTGAGGCTCCCGTAGTCCAGAAGGCAGCTGTCACCACCGCTGCTGCAACGGCTCCCGTCGCCGCCCAGGCTGCGGTTGCTGCTCCCGTGGCTGCCGCACCGGTTGCCGCTGCTCCCGTAGCTGCTGCCCCCGCCGTTGGCGGCGTCAATGCAGCCATGGTTGCCTCGGCTTACGCACAGATCGGCATCTTCCAGGACTGCACCGCCATGGTCGAGAAGGCCCTTGGTTCCGCAGGCATCCCGGTAGGCGACCTCGGTCCCATGCAGTTCATGAACTACGGCAAGGTCGTCAGCGATCCTCAGCCCGGTGACATGATCGTCCAGTCCGGCCACGTTGCCATCTACATCGGCAACGGCCAGGCAATCAGCGGTGGCATCAACGGCAACCAGACGGGCATCCACCCGATCAGCTGGTTGACCGCAACGGGTCCCCTGACCTACGTACGCGCTGGCGCATAA
- a CDS encoding putative xanthine/uracil permease family protein (identified by match to protein family HMM PF00860): protein MLKQGSAVDRYFKISERGSTYSREIRGGFATFFAMSYIVVLNPLILSGPDSSGASLGFTAVAATTAFVAGILTILMGAWAKHPFAVATGLGVNAFVAVTVASHPGLTWPDMMGLVVLSGITMLILVLTGFRTAVFKAVPEALKTAIVVGIGLFIALIGLVNAGFVRRIPDAAGTTVPLGLGVDGKLMGWPTLVFAVGLILTIALVVRKVRGAILIGIVVSTALAAILEFTLHIGPSFDGTNVNPRGWSLVAPTLTEWGAPDLSLIGKANPLGAFEHLGFIAAALLAFVILLSIFFDAMGTMVGLANEAGTVDEDGNIPNVDRVLQVDALGAIVGGGASVSSNQIFVESGAGIGEGARTGLASIVTGALFLVAMFFTPLINLVPFEAVAPALVVVGFMMVSQVGKIDWQDWGVGIPAFLTIALMPFTYSIANGLGAGFISYVLIRTFQGRAREVHPLMWAVAAAFLLFFGIGTVEELLGVK from the coding sequence ATGCTGAAACAAGGTTCTGCAGTAGACCGCTACTTCAAGATCTCCGAACGCGGATCCACGTATTCTCGGGAAATTCGGGGCGGGTTCGCGACCTTCTTCGCCATGAGCTACATCGTGGTGCTGAATCCACTGATCCTCTCCGGACCTGACTCCAGCGGCGCGTCCCTGGGCTTCACAGCCGTGGCAGCCACCACTGCTTTCGTGGCGGGCATCCTGACCATCCTCATGGGCGCGTGGGCCAAGCACCCGTTTGCCGTGGCCACGGGCTTGGGCGTCAATGCCTTCGTCGCGGTCACGGTGGCGTCCCACCCCGGACTGACCTGGCCGGACATGATGGGGCTCGTGGTGCTGTCCGGCATCACCATGCTCATCCTGGTGCTCACCGGCTTCCGGACTGCCGTGTTCAAGGCCGTGCCGGAAGCCCTGAAGACGGCAATTGTTGTGGGCATTGGCCTCTTCATTGCACTCATCGGCCTGGTCAACGCAGGCTTTGTCCGCCGCATCCCCGATGCCGCAGGAACCACCGTCCCGCTGGGCCTGGGCGTGGACGGCAAGCTCATGGGCTGGCCGACGCTCGTGTTCGCAGTTGGCCTGATCCTGACCATCGCGCTGGTGGTCCGCAAGGTCCGCGGCGCTATCCTGATCGGCATCGTCGTCTCCACTGCGCTGGCCGCCATCCTCGAATTCACCCTCCACATCGGCCCGAGCTTTGACGGCACCAACGTCAACCCCCGCGGCTGGTCCTTGGTTGCTCCCACGCTCACCGAATGGGGTGCCCCGGATCTATCCCTGATCGGCAAGGCCAACCCGTTGGGCGCGTTTGAACACCTCGGTTTCATCGCTGCAGCATTGCTGGCGTTCGTGATCCTCCTGAGCATCTTCTTCGACGCCATGGGCACCATGGTGGGCCTGGCCAACGAGGCCGGAACCGTGGACGAAGACGGCAACATTCCCAACGTGGACCGAGTCCTTCAGGTAGACGCCCTCGGGGCCATCGTGGGCGGCGGAGCCTCGGTTTCCTCCAACCAGATCTTCGTCGAGTCAGGCGCAGGCATCGGCGAAGGCGCACGGACCGGACTCGCCTCGATCGTCACCGGCGCCCTCTTCCTTGTGGCCATGTTCTTCACGCCGCTCATCAACCTGGTCCCGTTCGAGGCCGTGGCTCCCGCACTGGTAGTTGTGGGCTTCATGATGGTCTCCCAGGTGGGCAAGATCGACTGGCAGGACTGGGGCGTCGGAATTCCCGCGTTCCTGACCATCGCCCTCATGCCGTTCACGTACTCCATCGCGAACGGCCTCGGCGCAGGCTTTATCTCATACGTCCTGATCCGCACGTTCCAGGGCCGTGCCCGTGAAGTTCACCCGCTGATGTGGGCTGTGGCTGCGGCGTTCCTGCTGTTCTTCGGCATTGGAACCGTGGAAGAGTTGCTCGGGGTCAAGTAA
- a CDS encoding fructokinase (identified by match to protein family HMM PF00294): protein MTGTASHAPEPLDVVVVGEALIDIVQSADGQKEFPGGSPANVAYGLGLLDVKTGLLTAIGRDERGDAIAAHLQRAGVVLLPGSMSAGKTATATARITADGSADYTFDIDWALAPLALPYAPRILHTGSIATFLEPGASVVRSLLEQAQGGCMVTYDPNIRPDLLGSHHEALSLFEEMVPLTDVVKMSGSDARWLYPGKSLEETANHLLALGTGLAVVTQGVRGALMATRDIHINVPAVPATVADTIGAGDSFTAALIMGLLLRGSDGMAPTVLERIGTIASMAASIAVGRSGANPPTHRELLVGMAR, encoded by the coding sequence ATGACCGGCACCGCTTCCCACGCACCTGAACCCCTCGACGTCGTTGTGGTGGGTGAGGCATTGATCGACATCGTCCAGTCGGCGGACGGGCAAAAGGAGTTCCCCGGCGGATCGCCGGCCAACGTCGCCTACGGCCTGGGCTTGTTGGACGTGAAAACGGGCCTGCTGACGGCGATCGGCCGCGACGAGCGGGGCGATGCCATCGCCGCGCACCTGCAGCGCGCAGGGGTGGTGCTGCTACCCGGATCCATGTCAGCGGGCAAGACCGCGACGGCGACCGCCCGGATAACTGCCGACGGGTCGGCCGACTACACCTTCGACATTGACTGGGCATTGGCTCCACTTGCCCTGCCGTACGCTCCGAGGATCCTGCACACCGGCTCCATTGCCACCTTCCTGGAGCCCGGCGCAAGTGTTGTGCGCAGTTTGCTTGAGCAGGCGCAGGGCGGATGCATGGTCACGTACGACCCCAATATCCGTCCCGATCTCCTGGGAAGCCACCACGAGGCTCTGTCCCTGTTCGAAGAGATGGTGCCGCTGACCGACGTCGTAAAAATGAGCGGTTCGGACGCCCGCTGGCTGTACCCCGGCAAGTCGTTGGAGGAGACCGCGAACCACCTCCTGGCCCTGGGAACCGGGCTTGCTGTGGTGACTCAAGGTGTCAGGGGGGCGCTCATGGCAACCCGGGATATTCACATCAACGTCCCGGCCGTCCCGGCTACCGTAGCCGACACCATCGGCGCGGGTGATTCCTTCACGGCAGCCCTCATCATGGGCCTGCTGTTACGTGGCAGCGACGGCATGGCGCCCACAGTGTTGGAACGGATCGGCACCATCGCATCCATGGCCGCTTCCATTGCTGTCGGCCGCTCGGGCGCCAACCCGCCTACCCACCGCGAACTCCTGGTGGGCATGGCCCGCTAG
- the czc gene encoding cobalt-zinc-cadmium efflux permease (identified by match to protein family HMM PF01545; match to protein family HMM TIGR01297) translates to MGHDHNHSHGVTATGKHRKRLIAVLAITLGVVGIQVIGAVVSGSLALLADAGHMLSDAAGVFIALMAAWIATRPASDQRTYGYQRAEVLAALANALILIVIAVVIMIEAIRRFGEPTEIQTDVMLWAAILGAVANLVSLLILQGAQKESLNVRGAYLEVLGDLLGSIAVIVAAVVIMTTGFSAADPLASVLIALMIIPRAWHLLRDVVDVLLEATPKGVDVNMIREHIVAVDGVVDAHDIHIWTITSGVPVFSAHVVVEDAVLSASGADNILDQLGSCLGRHFDTEHCTFQLEPVSHSEHESHQHA, encoded by the coding sequence ATGGGGCATGATCACAACCACTCCCACGGAGTCACAGCAACCGGCAAGCACCGGAAGCGGCTAATCGCCGTCTTGGCCATCACCTTAGGGGTGGTGGGCATCCAGGTGATTGGCGCCGTCGTGTCCGGATCTTTGGCCCTTTTGGCCGATGCCGGACACATGCTCTCTGACGCGGCGGGCGTGTTCATTGCCCTGATGGCGGCGTGGATTGCCACCCGACCGGCGAGCGACCAGCGAACCTACGGCTATCAAAGGGCCGAGGTTCTGGCTGCCTTGGCCAACGCACTGATCCTGATTGTCATCGCCGTGGTGATCATGATCGAAGCCATTCGCCGTTTTGGCGAGCCAACCGAAATCCAGACGGATGTCATGTTGTGGGCCGCCATTTTGGGTGCTGTGGCCAACCTCGTTTCCTTGCTGATCCTCCAAGGAGCGCAGAAGGAAAGTCTCAACGTCCGCGGTGCCTACCTTGAAGTTCTCGGTGACCTTCTTGGCTCCATTGCCGTCATTGTGGCGGCCGTCGTGATCATGACCACGGGATTCAGCGCCGCCGACCCACTCGCGTCCGTGCTGATCGCCCTCATGATCATTCCGAGGGCCTGGCATTTGCTGCGTGATGTTGTGGATGTGCTTTTGGAAGCCACACCCAAGGGCGTTGATGTGAACATGATCCGGGAGCACATCGTTGCCGTGGACGGTGTGGTTGATGCCCATGACATCCACATTTGGACCATTACATCCGGCGTTCCCGTGTTCTCAGCCCATGTGGTGGTGGAGGATGCGGTCCTCAGCGCCAGCGGGGCGGACAACATCCTGGATCAGCTGGGCTCCTGCCTTGGCCGGCACTTCGACACCGAGCACTGCACCTTCCAACTGGAACCGGTGAGCCACTCCGAGCACGAATCGCACCAGCACGCCTGA
- a CDS encoding hypothetical protein (identified by Glimmer2; putative), with protein sequence MFRLFCQRFSSSDCLTVSLSMAGAGETRKFLLPIPTILGRQWRIKATSGYVHNGPGSVPDPPHCAPDEHTKRGVAEAIHGRKSSVVFESPNGRRTCFTPHTPAIYLRPLGELGRDPTRCRKAHTSRRNQAVSLTPDSATERTTTVVIGAGLSGLAVASELSRFGVGSIVVDGFGALSTTGPSVHTGMLQRTDAADPAAMQERNEILRHLRNYAANHHLDVRNTTRAVRLDFLGADPSRQIGYGLAASMTTAGLRTGLHVSGPLESTPRQWAVHTANGVLLADHVVVTRCAQSQLRRMLAELGIAVGQNFAAAMRAVGMHLVGVGDLITPSPKEVLRQAKAVGQAISTKVALPAGPGIAIA encoded by the coding sequence ATGTTCCGGCTATTCTGCCAGAGGTTCTCCTCGTCGGATTGCCTCACTGTTTCATTGTCAATGGCCGGGGCAGGAGAAACCCGGAAATTTCTCCTCCCAATCCCAACTATTCTCGGTCGGCAGTGGCGAATCAAGGCGACATCGGGCTATGTGCATAACGGTCCGGGCTCGGTTCCTGACCCTCCACATTGCGCTCCGGACGAACACACAAAACGCGGAGTCGCGGAGGCTATCCATGGCCGAAAAAGTTCGGTAGTGTTCGAGTCACCGAATGGCCGGCGAACGTGTTTCACACCACACACTCCGGCCATTTATTTGCGGCCGCTTGGGGAACTCGGACGCGATCCCACGCGATGCCGTAAGGCACACACGTCAAGGAGGAACCAAGCAGTGTCACTCACGCCTGATTCCGCCACGGAACGCACCACCACCGTGGTCATCGGAGCCGGCCTGTCCGGTTTGGCAGTTGCCAGCGAGCTCAGCCGCTTCGGCGTGGGCTCCATCGTCGTAGACGGGTTCGGTGCACTGTCCACCACAGGTCCTTCTGTCCATACAGGCATGCTTCAACGCACTGATGCCGCTGATCCCGCAGCCATGCAGGAACGCAACGAGATCCTCCGTCACCTGCGGAACTACGCCGCCAACCATCACCTGGACGTTCGCAACACCACCCGCGCCGTACGCCTTGATTTCCTGGGGGCAGACCCCTCCCGCCAGATCGGGTACGGACTGGCGGCCAGCATGACCACGGCCGGACTGAGAACAGGCCTCCACGTATCCGGCCCCCTCGAATCCACTCCACGCCAGTGGGCAGTCCACACAGCCAACGGTGTCCTCCTGGCGGACCACGTAGTAGTGACGCGTTGCGCCCAAAGCCAGTTGCGCCGCATGCTCGCCGAACTTGGAATAGCCGTTGGCCAGAACTTCGCGGCAGCCATGCGTGCGGTGGGGATGCACCTTGTGGGCGTCGGGGACCTGATCACCCCGTCTCCCAAGGAAGTGCTGCGGCAAGCCAAGGCAGTGGGCCAGGCAATCTCCACCAAGGTAGCCCTGCCGGCAGGTCCCGGCATCGCCATCGCCTAG